ACTATTATCGGACAAGCTTATCCCGGTCCGCTATCAGCGTCTTTTCAGGTTCCCCAGCACGTGTCGCCCGCTCCTGTTTCACGGTTCATACTGTTTTCAGCCGCTGATTTCAGTTCTGCACGGCCGAATCTGGGGAGTTCGTTTCGCGTTTGCACAACCGTTTAACCGTTCAGAACGCGCGGTATCGATCACCGTTGGTGATTGAACGGTTCGAACGAAGGTTCGACTTTTTAGGGTGTTAGGACAGAGATGAGGTGAATACGATGAGTACTACTCGGGTCGTTGGTTTCGTCTTCCTCGCCGTCCTCGGACTAACGGTTGCACCCATTGCGGGTGCAGCCATCGTTCCTGCAACACCCGACGAAATGGGCGACGTAGACACACAGTCCCAGACAGTCACGAATTTGGCCGCCGAGACTGCAACGAGTGATGCGGACGCCTCGGTGACAGACTCGGACTCAGACTCAGACCCGGACTCAGACCCTGACCCAGGCCCAGGCACAAGCGCAGATTCGGACTCGGACTCGAGTACGAACCCGAACACAACAGTCGGTGACTTCGTCCAGTCGACAGCCGCAGACGCCGAGCACACAGTCAATGATGGACTGTTCGACGTGACGTACGACGCGGCCGACAACGAGTCGAAAGCACAACTCGTCGAGGAGCGCACGGCATCGTTCGACGACCGACTCGCCGAACTCGAGGCCGAGCGTGCAGAACTGCGCGACCGGAAGGAGGACCTCTCCCCGGCTGCGTATCAGGCACGGTTGACGCGGTTGACTGTCGAAATTGCCTCGTTGAACGACTCGATCGAGCGAACGAAGCCGAAAGGCGTCGCGGCTGGTCACGATCCGACACGGTTCGAAACGCTCCAGGAGAACGCGTCGGCGCTTGCCGGTCCGGAAGTTGCGACGACCGCGCAGGGACTGCCCGGCTTCACGGATCATCCCGGTGTGGGTGGCGGTCCGCCGGCGCACGCGGGTTCAGACAGCCACACCCAAAAACCGGTTCAGGCGGAGTCGAATAGTTCCACGCCGTCACACGAAAACGCTGCTGGAGATGATGCTCGCGGGCAAGGGAACGGACAAGGTGAGCAGCATTCCGGGCAGGGAGTCGGTGACAGCGATGCACAGCGCGACGTTTCCCCTGGTCAGTCGGGAAATCACACTGATTCTGGCGCATCCGACGAATCTGGCGATGCGTCCGATTCTGGTGCTAATTCTAGTTCTGGTTCTGGCTCTACCTGAACCTGATTTGTCGAACAGGCGTACCGATGGCTGAGCCACACAGCTGTTACTCCTATCCTGTGACGGACTCGGAGTTACTGTCGGAGTAGATACACCACCGTCGCGACCCAGAATGTCCCTGCAAAGGCGTAGATCGCGTCACCGGCCGGGTTCACGGAACCGAACTGAACCGATGCCAGCAGGTACGACAGAGCGGCGACTACCAGGGGACCGCCAACGTACGGAATCCAGTTCGCCACCGGGCTGGCACCTGAGTCGGTGTTCGCGCGTACATCGCGAACGAGGACTGCCGGCTTGACCTCCTCCTCCGCGTTCACGCGGAGGAGGAGGTCAATTGCCTGTCCGGCCTCGCCACGACTGAACAGGAAGGGAACGAACGGGAGGAACAAAAAGAGAAGAAGCGTATCCAGAACGACCCAGGCGGCAATGCTCACGGCGATACCGAACAGCAAGCCGGCGAGCGCAGTGGATGTTCGAGCTGAGAGTGACACTGAAACCACGGGCGTGGCAGATGGCGGCTACTGCGAGGATGCGAGACAACGGATAGGATGTGACCGCACACTGTAACATTGCATTGGTCTACCGCAAGCGGTGTGCAGTGCGAGTGGAGACCCTCTCTAGAGGTCGACGTACTGCCCTTCCCAGTCCCGGCGCGCCTCGAGTTCCCGACGGCCACGACGGGTGAGCGTGTAGAAGTTCGTCCGCCGGTCGCGGTGTCCCTTCTCGACGAGTCCCTTGTCGACGAGCGTATCCAGGTTCGGGTAGAGACGGCCGTGATGGATTTCTTTCTCGTAGTAGTTCTCGAGTTCCTCCTTGATTGCCAGTCCGTGGGGTTCCTCCTCGCCAGCGATGACGTATAGCAGGTCACGCTGGAATCCTGTCAGGTCGTACATTGGGAAAGTACCACCTGCACTTACTGTCGAATTTTAATAAGGGTGTCGGGTTGTTTCGAACGAAACTGGGGTATTACCAGCGAATATAGTCGTTTCATTGAGTTTCGATTGATAACACCCATGACTGATTCGACGTGAAAACACACATAATGAGCCGTTCATGTTTACGGTTCGTCGTTTCCAGAACCGAATATTTGATCGCGGTCTGACGACACACTCACACGTACAGTAAGCACTCCACGTTCAAATCGACTCGGCCTGTCCGCGACAGACGAACCAGCAGCTCAGCAATGTAGTAAACAGGAAAGCAAATCGCGTGACGGGAAAAACGTCACGCGATTGCTTGCCGCCCTGAATTGGTCCCCGCTGACGCTTCGGCCCTCCAAGCGAAGCGTCACCAGAAAGATTCTGCTGGGACCACTTAAATGTGACGACACACTCCCGTTTCGTGATGTGTTCCACCCGCCTCCAGCAGACCGCGGGGGTCACATGTGTTCTTCCTCGAGTACCCAGCCAAGCGCACGCTTGTAGTAGGTAAACATCTGCTCGACGCCGTCGTGATTCATCTCGTCGCTCTCGAGGTGCTCCGTCAGGAACTCGTACTGCTCGCGAATCTCTTCTTCATCACGCATACGATAGCATACACCCGACAGACAAAAAAGGTCGCCGGGATAGCAGGGCGACCAGTGATACAGCCCGTTGTAGTTTGGTACGGGTGATCGCTCCACCTGTCAGAGCGATCACCGACAAAGCGCTACAACGACCCGTATAAGCCGAGACGAGTTTCCAAGCAACCCGATCACACTCCGCACCGAAATCGATGCTGATTGCCCGTTCGTCCGCATCGACGTCGACCGTACTCGAGTTCGGTCGACTGGCTCCTGGGCACAGGATGGAGTGGCGATCGGGTCAGTCTGTGGTTGGCGGGTGAATGGGTGTGAGAGCGTCGGAACCCGCAACCGCTCGTCCCGGTAACGCAGTAACGATTTGTTAGCGTTTCCGTGGCTCTCCGTTCTCGTCCGCTGTCGTCGTTTCAGCTAGTAGTCATTCGTTTGTTTTCACAACAGTCAGCAACCGCGACGGATGAACGGGGACGTGATCAGCCACGTTGTGGCTGCTCGCTACTCGTCGCCGCCAGTTGCATCTGTGAGGAGACTATTCGCAACTTAATTGTAGGCTCAGTGCAATGTTCGTGTGTGAACCGTCGGATTGCCCTTGGTTTCGTTCTCGCCCTCCTCCTCCTGGGCGTCCTGATTCGCGTTGTCGGCGGCCAGGCCGTCGCCGGAGAGTTCTCGAGTGCCGACTATCGGTTTCTCGGACTCGCGGTCGGATCGGGGCTGCTTGCACTGGCCTTTCGTGCGCTCGTCTGGGACCAGTTCCTCTCGGTCGTCGACGACACGCTGCCGCGGATACGAATCGTCGCGCTCTTTCTAAGTGCGATGTTCATCAAATACGTCACACCCTACGGCCAACTCGCGACCGAGCCGTTCGTGGCCTATCTCGTGTCACAGCGCGGCGAGATGGCCTTCGAGGACGGGCTAGCCAGCGTGTTGTCTGCGGATCTGCTAAACTACGTCCCCTACTACACCTACGGGTTCGTCGCACTCGGTGTGATCCTCGTCACTGGCGCGCTCGGGACGGATCTCTCCTTCCAACTGCTCGCGTTCACCGGCCTGTTCTCGGTCGTTGTCGGCGTCGTCTTCGTCACGATTCGTCGCCCATCGGTCGTCTATGCGCTAGTCCTGTGGCTGACCGCCGGGATCCGGAGACTCCTCTCTCGGTTCTCGACTCGGTTCGAAGACCGATTTGCGAAACAGACCGTCCGTTCGCGACTTGACGGCTTCTACGGAACGATCGACACGATATCAGCAGACCGGATGGCCCTCATCGCCGCTATCGTCTTCGCTCACCTCGGCATGCTCTTTCTCATGTTGCCGGTCTACCTCGGCGGACTCGCACTTGGCTACCGGCTCGCACTACCGGTCGTCGCACTCGCCGTCGCGTTCGGAAAACTCGGCACAGTCATCCCCGCCCCCGGCGGTACCGGCGGCGTCGAAACGATGGTGACCGGCGTCCTCGCGACACTCGGCGGCCTCGAACTCGCCACCGCGCTCACGGTCGCACTCATCTACCGGCTCAGCACCTACTGGCTCACCGTCGGTGTTGGCGGGCTCTCCGCAGCCGCAGTGTTCCTCCGTGGCCCGCAACCGGAAGCGAACCCCGATTCGTAGTTCGCCCACAGACGGTACGGGAAACGACACTCTGCAACACCGGTGTTGACCACGACTCCGTGAGGACTTTTTGTACCCCCACCGTAGATGCCCGCATGAAGATTCGGGGCGAACGCAAGTGCAGGGACTGTGGTACTCGCTGGTCCTACTACGAAACCGGCAGCATCGACTGCCCAGGTTGTGGCAGCCTCCGCAGTGTTGGGACCGACGACCGAACCGAGCACACCGATCTACAGGTCCCGTTCGACCTCACACCCATCCGCTCCGACATCGACGACACGTCGACCGGCGACCTCGCCGACCGCGCCCGCGATCGCTGTCGCGAGTACGTCCGCCAGCGCGGCTTCGTCAACGCCGGCGACCTCCGCGACCTCGACGACACCTACCTCGCCGCCATCGAACTCAGACACGTCGCCGACGTCGTCACTCGAGAACTCGAGTACGGTGCCTCGCTCGACGACCGGGACGAACTGTACTTCCTCTCGTTGCTCCGGGACGCCGACACCGGCGAGCGCCCGCCGGTCGACGACGTGCCACCCGGGCTGCAGGCGGCACGCGGTCTCGCTATGGCAAACGCCGTCCAGGAGTATCGCCGCGACGTTCGCACGTGGCTCGAGGAGGGAGAGACGGGACGAACACAGGAGGAGTTGGCGAAATCGGAACGGCAGGTACTCGAGTCCCTCGGCGAGCACGTCAAGCGGATCCGACTCCTGGATGGTGACATCGAGCCGGAAACTGCGGATCGGCTGGTCGAAGCGACCCGCGACCTGGCAGACGGGCTTCGCGGTGACGAGGTGGTACTGGGGCGGGCGCAGGATCGGTTGGAGCGACTCGAGGCAGAAATCTGACGCTGACTTTCCCCGTGCTCAAGGCAGCGAAACGTCGATTCCTTCCTGCAGACTCGCGGCTTTGACGGTGTTGTACAGCAACATCGCGCGCGTCATCGGACCGACACCGCCTGGCACCGGCGTGATCGCGCTCGCCTGTTCTTTCGCGCTCTCGAACTCGACGTCGCCGACGAGTTCGTACCCCTTCTCGGTATCTGCATCGACACGATTAACGCCGACGTCGATGACGACCGCGTCGTCGCCGATCATCGAGCCGTCGATCAGTTCCGGTACGCCGACCGCTGCGACGACGATATCCGCACTGCGAGTCTTTTCGGCCAGGTCGTCCGTTCGGGAGTGACAGACCGTCACCGTCGCGTTGCCGTCGTCGGCCTTCTGGATCAACAGATTCGCGAGCGGCTTGCCAACG
The DNA window shown above is from Natrialba magadii ATCC 43099 and carries:
- a CDS encoding PadR family transcriptional regulator, encoding MYDLTGFQRDLLYVIAGEEEPHGLAIKEELENYYEKEIHHGRLYPNLDTLVDKGLVEKGHRDRRTNFYTLTRRGRRELEARRDWEGQYVDL
- a CDS encoding lysylphosphatidylglycerol synthase transmembrane domain-containing protein, whose amino-acid sequence is MNRRIALGFVLALLLLGVLIRVVGGQAVAGEFSSADYRFLGLAVGSGLLALAFRALVWDQFLSVVDDTLPRIRIVALFLSAMFIKYVTPYGQLATEPFVAYLVSQRGEMAFEDGLASVLSADLLNYVPYYTYGFVALGVILVTGALGTDLSFQLLAFTGLFSVVVGVVFVTIRRPSVVYALVLWLTAGIRRLLSRFSTRFEDRFAKQTVRSRLDGFYGTIDTISADRMALIAAIVFAHLGMLFLMLPVYLGGLALGYRLALPVVALAVAFGKLGTVIPAPGGTGGVETMVTGVLATLGGLELATALTVALIYRLSTYWLTVGVGGLSAAAVFLRGPQPEANPDS
- a CDS encoding DUF7117 family protein, giving the protein MKIRGERKCRDCGTRWSYYETGSIDCPGCGSLRSVGTDDRTEHTDLQVPFDLTPIRSDIDDTSTGDLADRARDRCREYVRQRGFVNAGDLRDLDDTYLAAIELRHVADVVTRELEYGASLDDRDELYFLSLLRDADTGERPPVDDVPPGLQAARGLAMANAVQEYRRDVRTWLEEGETGRTQEELAKSERQVLESLGEHVKRIRLLDGDIEPETADRLVEATRDLADGLRGDEVVLGRAQDRLERLEAEI